The Primulina huaijiensis isolate GDHJ02 chromosome 10, ASM1229523v2, whole genome shotgun sequence region AAGCCTGAACCGGGTTACAGGATGAATTATCTACACTAGGCATGGTTAAATCACTGTCAAACCCACTACTAGCTTCAGGTTCCCGGTTTATCTCCAGTTTGTGATGCTTCCGTGAAAGGTACTCTCTGGCTTCtctaaatgattttatgatccTTAACTTTGTTCTACTTTCATGTGGCTGATCTGATTGATGGTCTGGATCATCAGTCAGCAGGTTCATGTCATTTACTCTCCCGCTTTTAGTACCACTAGATTCCATTGTTTCATAAGATTCATAAACAGCCACAGTGTCTTGTTTAGGAAGATTCATATTTCCAGTAGGCAATGCATTTACAGCTTGATCATTGTCATCATCACCACTATCAGGTAAAGACTCTCCTTTCTCAATTTCTCGTGCATGTCTGGCCATAGCCCTGATTTGCTGAATATCATCCTCAAAATCCTTAGACTGGTATCTAGAATACTCTGCTAATGTTGATTCATGATTCAATCCCTTTGACCTAATAATGCTATTTAGAAGCTCTTCCTTATCGAGCTGAGGCCTATTAAAAGGCATGCTTTCAGGCTCTGTTGGATCCCAAATCACCTCCACGCTACCCTTCATCATCTCCACTTTCTCATTTCTAGCTTCCATCTTTCTTCTCGACATACCCTTTTCCAACATTGTACGCTTCCCACTATCCTCACCAACGCCAAAGAGGCCCTTAATTGCCCAAACCGCAAATAAACCACAAATACTCTGACTCCAGCTCTCGACATCCTCGGTAGCAAACTTGGTTTCAACATCACACCCCTAATTGCCTCCGTAACAACTGATTTGCTGCGGGCAATACAAACTTGGCCACCGAACTATCTTTCATGATGATGGTACTCCCACGCTCCATCTCTTTAGCCAAGTCTTTTGCAAAAGATATTTTATAATAACTACAGCTAAATCTTCAGTTTCACCAACCTCGCGAAGATGGGGATCAACCCCACGTCTTCTCATAATTTCATCCTCATTCACAACTACACTTTCAACCTTACATTCAGAATCCTGAAAAACAGCAAATATATGTCCAGTCCCAATGCCCCCCAAAACTCAGAATCCATTTTGTACTGCTCAACCCAACCCTCTAGTCCATTCAACAAGATAGGCCCACCAAATTgctttttcattaatttggaTTCTGTTTCTTGACATAACCAGAGGCGCAACAATTATCATCAAGACTGCTCTTTTACTCAATATTACCGCTTTGTTCAGCAGAACTATCGACATTTTTTAACTTACAGTCATCATTTTCATAGAATTCACGAACTGGGACTTCAGGGGATCTCACCTGATGAAATTGCCGATGTTGAGTAACCTTTTTCCACAGATAGTTCCTTCGGTTCATGGGTCTACTAAAATGAGCGGAAATTTCGAGTTTATTTGAATACATAGTGGGTCGGGTTTAATAGATTGAAAGAGGGCGGTATTGTAGAATTTTCTAGAGCTTGCTGATGGATTTTTGAGAGAGAGAAATGGAGGCGTTAATTAGGGACATGCGAGGAGCGAGCGATGAGACTGTGGAGTTGAGAAACTCCATGGGTCTTGGCTCAGAGACCAGATTCTCGCACCGCCGGTGGCGCATAGGCGGAACCGGCGTGATCAGAGCTAAAACCCTTGCTTGCCATTTGCATTGCGTGGAGAAAATCAGGAAAAAGGTACtatattgtgttttttttggaaaaaaattcatGGTTAAAATTACTTTTATGTTCTTAggttttaagtttaaattcttTAAATACATCTTTTTTAGCTAATTATCCTCGATTAAACATCCATAGCATCTTTTCGAAAAAAAGTTCAAAACCTCCGACCGTTCCAGTAAAACCCTCGAAAAACCCTTCCCTTAAGGTGACGCTTACTCAATCGAAAAAATGACAAACGAAAATGTGGTAAGATTCGcgtttatttcgattttttgcTTCTGTGTTTTTGTCCATTTTCGTGATTTATGTATGCCGTGTGCGTGTGAATGAGCGtttgtttttttactttgaTGGTCGACGATGAGATGTCTACCATAACGTATGGTCGACCTCACATGGTCGACCATCAAAGTGAAAAAGCCAATAGATTATGGTCGACcactttgttttttatgatcGACATGTGGTCAAATGGTCGACCATAGGTTATGGTCGACAATTTGTGTTCGACCATAACCTATGGTCGACCATCAAATGGTCGACCATACAAACAGGGTGGTCGACCATAATCTATGGTCGACCACAAATGGCTATGGTCGACAATTTGTGGTCGACCAATATTTCCGTAACTGTACTTATTTTTTTTGTGTCACAGGTTTATTTGCCGAGGAAACTTGGCAGAGATGCAGTATTTCGATGCAAATTGACAATTCAATCGAGATACAAAGAGGTTTCTGAGAAGATTCATCGCTATTTGAACAACGACGAGAGAACCCATTTTTTCGAGCAGTCGGCTTTTGGTAATTTGGTTAGGTATTATTGAGATTTTAACATTTCCAGTCAAATTATATGGTATTTAATGAGTAATCAGATTGTTGATAGTAGTAGTGATGATTTGTGGATGGTGGTGCGCAAAAGACCGGTTAGATTTTCTTTGTTAGAATATTGTTTAATAACGGGTCTCGATTGCGCTATAGAGCCCGAAGATTTATCAGATAGAGATGTATTTGGCACCACACACTTTCCCGGTAAGTCTGAGATTGCTTTGAGTGATTTGGAGGGAAAGATTAATGTCGAAGAGCATAATGAGACTGGTATAGATGTGGAGAAGATAAAGATGGCTAGTCTATACTTTTGTTGTACCGTATTTGGTGAGGCGACGAGGAAAAAGACGATGAAGATCGACCCTAAATTTTTGAGGCTTGTAGATGATTTGGATAGGTTCAACCATTATCCCTGGGGTAGAGTAGCCTATCGGGATGCTATCCGATGTTTGAAGAAGGACCTTTTAGGGCGATATAATTATCTCACCGAGGCACAAGGTCGTAAAAAAAGTTGACGGCAGCTTCCTTGTCGGCGGTTTTGTTCTACCTCTGTAGGTATATTATTGAATGTTAAAGTGGATTTGATATCGTTATTTCTACTAgtaacattgtttgaaatttatgttacaGATCCTTGCTTATGAATGTTATCCGAGCGTGGCACAAAAGGTAGCAAGGAGAAGAGATGTGGAAGGTTTGATGTTGCCCAGGATGTTTCAGTGGGTGACTAACACATGGTCGTCAAACCTTGCCCCAACTGGCGCTGATATCGCTGCAGCCTTTGGTGGTTCTCCTATAGATGTAAGTAATAtgaattgatttgatataataactgtggacattaattttttattaatatgatcTGTTATTAATTATATGCAGGATTGTCTTGGATTTTTTACTCCTACTCCTGAGGAGCTAGTTTCACCTTATTACACGACCGGGATTTTTGTTGATTCTGCACCTGATGCGGTCATCACTCGGGTGCTCGAGCTCTGGAGGCAACGTGAAACAGTCATATGTAGCGAGCACCCTTTGGAGTCTCCCTCAGTCCAGCACACGCCTTCTGCACATTCAAGTCCTGTTTTTTCCGGCAACTTTTATGGTGATATGAGTAGATCAGTCCAGCACACCCTTTCTGCAAATGCATCTCAGGACGTTTCCAGCACCCGTTCTGGTGATCTCAATAGATCCAGCTCTAGCACTAGTTCTCCAATGCGTACGGGTCCTAGAGTCCACTTTGGACTCAATCCTTCCCGCCACCCGTCACCGTTGGAGCATCGTTTCGAGAGGCGGTTGACTGCCTTGGAGGATTCCGTTGCGTCTATGCATGTTAAGATGTCAGCAGAATTTATTGAGACCATGGCGTCTATCCGGAATATAAATATGGCTTTAGATGACTTGAAATCGAGTTTCAATCTTGGTCTCGATGAGTTGAGATCGAGTTTGACTGAACAGATCAGAGCTGGTTTTGCTGAGATGAGGTCTAACATGCTAGTGCATCAGAACAAAGATTATAGCATAGCCTATAGCAGAGGGCGGAAGAGAAAATCATCCGAGGCCGATTTTGGtgagttaattatattaattataattatttttatgtgatagaattgtcattattattttaatttgtttaatttacgTTGTTAGGTGTGGATGATAATCTGGCTAGGGAAATTGGCAGTAGTAGCCAAACACAACATATATTTGAGCCTAACCTTCCAGTCATTACAGAGGAGTCCTCAAAAGGTGAGCTAATGcaattttttgattttatatttacGTATAGTTTATTTAacaataaactttttttttagatattcaAGCGACTCCGGATGCGCGTAATCCAGTTGGCGAGGCGACCACGTCGAGAGGTTATTACACTGCACCTTGTCTATTCATATTTGCATTGAAGTtgctattattttaatttgtttaatgtaCGCTGTTAGGTGTGGATGATAATCTGGCTACCCAACAGATATTCGAGCCTATCCTTCCAGGCATTACAGAGGAGTCCTTGGAAGGTAAGGTAAGACacttttttgattttatatttatgtatagtatattaaacaatatgcttttttgttttcagatattcaaGTGACTTCCGATGCGTGTATGTCAGGTCGCGAGGCGACCACGTCGAGAGGTTATTACACTACACCTTGTCTattcatattttcattaaagTTGTTTTAATTGATCAATTTACGCAGTGAGGCCACTTGCGGAGACCGTGACACTGAAATTAAACACCTCGCTGGCGCGAGTTAGGGCATCGATGCTCGACCGTTCGCCAAGTATGATTCGAGGTTTTTATGCCGAATATGAGAAGTCGTACTACGGGCCCATGGAGATCGCAAACTCGCGTGTCACTTTCTCTGTAAGCATTTACAATGCTTTTAAATTTGTAgagaatttattttaaaacattgaaaaacttTTGTTTTGTTGTATTCAGCACTTCGGCGAAGCTCTCCGTGGATTGCTTGAGATGCAGATCCTACATCCTGAAGTGATGTCGCCAGATGTGTCGTTGATGGACATAGATTTCTACAGTTCGATGTCAATATTGGCCGAAGATAGAGATAATGTTGTCAACACAGATCTGGTGGGGAAAGTGAAAAGCAGTGATCCAAAATGGCCTTGTATCTCGTGGGAGAATGCACGAAGAATTCTCATCCCTGTCTACAGAGATAGGCGCTGGTTTTTGCTAAAACTCGTTACAGGGGTGAATAAGTGCATTATATATGACTTGCAGCGAAGGCACGATCCCAACTTCAAAGATACTTATAAACGCTGCTCGTCTGCTATCCATTGTCGGGAACAACCCACACCCCGAGAGGCCATGGAATATAAAGGTTCATGATGAATACAGTGCCAAGATTATACAGTAAGTTGTTAACTttcgaattgaaatataaaaaaagttcattatattttatgattttatacagtaaataataactttttattttattttcttttttctcagAGAAGATTCTGGAGCATTTGTATTAGTCGTTGCTAGATACTCTTTGTCTACGAAGAGTGCGCAATTAGTACTAACTTTGGATAAAAAATTAGTATCTGAGTTTAGATATTTTTTAGCTTGTAATATGTTCCTTAATGATTGGTCATTGTTGTGATGTATAGGACAATTTTATGCAATTACTGGACACACATTGTTtgttatttgtttgttttgttatgTAATTCCATAGTATTTTTTTGTTCGACCACTCTagttttttggtcgaccaatctTTTTGGTCAACCACTGTATTTTGTGGTCTACCATTCTACTTTTTTGGTCGACTCTTTTATGGTCGACCACTCTTTTTTTATGGTCGACCAAATGGTCGACCAAGTCTGTGCTTTGGTCGACCACAGTgctttaggtttagggtttaggatTTAGGCTTTGGTCGACCATAATTATgtcatatgttataatttaaatatgaatcaatctcaaaattatgttacATTTCAAAAAAGTTGAATCGTGAAATCACAATTAGGTCGTAAGATATAATTGAAAGGTGTGACGgtataaaaattatgtcatatgatattaattaaatatgaatcaatctcaaaattatgttacatttcaaaaaatttgtatcgtgaaatcacaattatgttgtaaaatataatttacaggtgtcacgatctgaaaattatgtcatatgttataatttaaatatgaattaatCTCAAAATGATattacatttcaaaaaatttgaatcgtgAAATCACAATTATGTTGTAAGATATGATTTACAGGTGTCacgatctcaaaattatgttatatgttataatttaaatttgaatcaatctcaaaatgatgttacatttcaaaaaatttgaatcgtgAAATCACAATTATGTTGTAAGATATGATTTACAGGTGTCacgatctcaaaattatgttatatgttataatttaaatttgaatcaatctcaaaatgatgttatatttcaaaaaatatgaatcgtgaaataatttacataataaaCAGGCTAATGGTCGACCATCAGGCTAATGGTCGACCATAAATGTAATGGTCGACCATCGGGCTTATGGTCGGCCAATGGGCttatggtcgaccaaaaataaaagattGGTCGACCATCAATCCAATGGTCGACCATTGGTCtaatggtcgaccaaaaataaaactttggtCGACCATCAGGCTAATGGTCGACCATCCAGCAGCATATGATTCTATCTTTTGCTGAATTAGCCGATGAAAGGAATtctgttttgttttcttctacCAACTCTCTTCTCTACGAAAGGAGGCAACACCAATGGAAAATTAATGTTGCGTGGCCATTCATTTTCTTCCGGAACAGGGTAAACAATCTCTGAGTAAGCCATGCACCATGACATCGTAGAATAGTACTCTTAACACAGATCATATATATCAATCTTCGCTAACCAACTGGCTGCAATGACATGAGCACATGGAATTCTATCAATATCAAATACTCGACATGTGCATTTTTTGATTCCAGTTCCACTATGGCCGAATGTCCACGGCCCCTAACATCAAACTCCAGACGACCTAAATAAAAAACTTGCATTCCTGGGCATCAGTGAATCGGCTACGAAGAATCCCCTCGATGGAAGGGGTCAGATTAGTGTTACTTGCAATTGATGCGTGGCGATATCTGGCAAACCAACATGAGGCCAGTTTCTGCAAAGAATCTAAAAGTGCAATGATTGGCAGCTTCCTTTCTTCAAGTAACCTAGCATTGATCGACTCAACCCCGTTTGTCGTCATAATATTATAACGGGTCTTTGGACAATATGCTCGAGTCCATCTATCAAGTGAATCTCTCTCGTCCAAAAATTGCGCTGTCTCAGGATATGTATTCCTAAATTCATTGCATGCATTATCAAACTCTGAAGGCCTATAAATTTTTGCAATGTGCAAAAATATTTCGGTTGCACCCTTCTTTTTGCATCTCGTTTTCAGGTTTTGGGATAAATGCCACGTACAATGACCATGATGCACATTTCTATATACAGTAGAAACCGCATTTATGATTCCTTGATGCCTGTCTGAAATTATCACCAATTCATACTCGTCTGGTACTACTTCTAACAACTTCGTCAAAAACCAACTCCACGAAGAAGTACACTCGACATCTACGATTCCCCACGCCAAAGGATATTGGTGATAATTTCCATCTTGTGCCGATGCCACAAGTAAAACACCATTATACTTGCCCTTCAACCACGTACCATCAATTGATACAACTTTCCACATACTTCGATATCCTCTGACGCATGCACCAAAGGCAAGAAACATATACTTGAATCGATTTTTCTCGTCGACAACAATGTCTGTTATGCTTCCTCGATTCATCTGCTCAACCATGTGCAAATAACAAGTCAATAAAGCAAAACTCTTCGTAGGATCACCTTTCAACATATTGTCTGCTAGTTCTTTCCATTTCCAAGCCTTGTACTATGATATATCAACATTCATACTATTGCACATCATCGTCATCACTGCTTTTGGTACAATTGGCACTGGATGACATTGGAAATTATCCACCAACATATCACGAACAACAGCAGAATGTGATTTAGCTTCCGTAAAATGATCTCTCATCTCCAAGAGCATTCTCCACCATTCCGTCTCGACTGTATTTGAAACATTGATGTCATGTAGAAGGAACAACCCCATTTTCATGAAGCCATGGTCGACCGAGCAGCATGTTTTAGGGTGATTTGGCATCTATGACATGAAATAATGCACTTAAGGTTATGTTGTCCATTAGTAATTCTAATCTAATGGCCCAAGAGCCTTTTGCCCTCCTTGATTAAATCCCTGGATCATAAGACGACTGTTTTCAAGTTCTTCCATGGCAATGTTCAATTATTTCACTGTGCACAAAGGCATAATGTTGACTGCTAAACCTCCATCAACAATATCGTATTCACTTTTTTCTCATGACTATAGCTTGTGAAGAATAGTGGCTGATTGTGAAATCCAGAACTGAATGATAGATCTTCGTTAGTATTTATGCCGAGGTTTCCATACAATCTTTCTCAGTTTCAAGCTGTCAAACTTCGTCGAAGGGACTTCTTTGTAAATTTGTCATGTAGCATGACACATCATTATGTTTATGCACTTCATCATCATTCCATTGGATTTCGACTTGATTCATAGTTGAATTATCTTCTTCAAGTGTGCTTTTCCCTTGGCGAGCCAACTACATTACTTTATCCTTGAataaaaatcaatcattttGGGTCATCCACTCGTACAGCTTCTTTGGGTCGCTTCAGTTCTAGTAATTCAATCAAGTTTTCTTTGACCAATTCATCAAATATTCCAAAAACATCGGAGTCAAGAAAAGGGTACTGCTTCGCTTGCATGTCCTTTAAGGTCAGATTTCGGCGCTCTCCTTCTTTagagatttttttctttttgttgctCTTATCGCTTGTGTTTCCTTTGACTTCTACGGGCTTT contains the following coding sequences:
- the LOC140986805 gene encoding uncharacterized protein, with the protein product MLEKGMSRRKMEARNEKVEMMKGSVEVIWDPTEPESMPFNRPQLDKEELLNSIIRSKGLNHESTLAEYSRYQSKDFEDDIQQIRAMARHAREIEKGESLPDSGDDDNDQAVNALPTGNMNLPKQDTVAVYESYETMESSGTKSGRVNDMNLLTDDPDHQSDQPHESRTKLRIIKSFREAREYLSRKHHKLEINREPEASSGFDSDLTMPSVDNSSCNPVQASLNSTGEVFDCSSSMTGHDYLHHHEDYKGVETNSTSHSTTAEVGCKGSMLSKEAFTQVIPGTTIEGKEDGKTTELTQT
- the LOC140985922 gene encoding uncharacterized protein, with translation MEALIRDMRGASDETVELRNSMGLGSETRFSHRRWRIGGTGVIRAKTLACHLHCVEKIRKKVYLPRKLGRDAVFRCKLTIQSRYKEVSEKIHRYLNNDERTHFFEQSAFEPEDLSDRDVFGTTHFPGKSEIALSDLEGKINVEEHNETGIDVEKIKMASLYFCCTVFGEATRKKTMKIDPKFLRLVDDLDRFNHYPWGRVAYRDAIRCLKKDLLGRYNYLTEILAYECYPSVAQKVARRRDVEGLMLPRMFQWVTNTWSSNLAPTGADIAAAFGGSPIDDCLGFFTPTPEELVSPYYTTGIFVDSAPDAVITRVLELWRQRETVICSEHPLESPSVQHTPSAHSSPVFSGNFYGDMSRSVQHTLSANASQDVSSTRSGDLNRSSSSTSSPMRTGPRVHFGLNPSRHPSPLEHRFERRLTALEDSVASMHVKMSAEFIETMASIRNINMALDDLKSSFNLGLDELRSSLTEQIRAGFAEMRSNMLVHQNKDYSIAYSRGRKRKSSEADFGVDDNLAREIGSSSQTQHIFEPNLPVITEESSKDIQVTSDACMSGREATTSRGYYTTPCLFIFSLKLF